A genome region from Oncorhynchus masou masou isolate Uvic2021 chromosome 14, UVic_Omas_1.1, whole genome shotgun sequence includes the following:
- the LOC135554386 gene encoding zinc phosphodiesterase ELAC protein 2-like: MFSMTKVSLHCKSIAWLFVRHTPTGRLQSFACSEHIFQFLRTMSTNTTDNQHRGSKKPRAPKETLRHVKSREQRKRGVDVHGPATVYAQVVGAGSRDNGASLYVFSEFNRYLFNCGEGTQRLMQEHKLKAARLDNIFLTRMSWENVGGLSGMILTLKDTGVPEVVLSGPPQLEKYVNAIRVFSGPLEEIKLAVRPYTEKQYTDDTMTVSQIPIFAQLREDGPKCSPNSGRSSPSSSPQRRELWRPEDSEDTSTDSRKERATSPGGKAKATRDPSLVVAFICKLHPKKGNFLVAQAKNLGLPVGTAAIGPLIAALKDGKSVTYEGREIHPEEVCTPTDPGPAFIVVECPSEEFVQPICIDQQLSRYQRGGTEDPAALVVHMSPESVLKTDEYKQWMERFPSTTEHLILNEQVCTVHNVRSHKIQTQLNLIHPEIFPELQHYTTKETQAALHVPNVRAECLLKFQLRPKIEWQRDAIPSCDTEEFVKEAAEAPNFLQEVEECKRFRAIDAAVLSGRAEKYPEVVFLGTGSALPMKIRNVSGNLVNISATQSVLLDCGEGTFGQLCRHYGDSVDETLAKISTVFISHMHADHHTGLLSLLFQRERALATLGKAFSPIYLIAPVQMMTWLNQYHDHCEEILSHVNIVPSNVMCEGAEVSKFKTKAFIQALLKISDLAKFQTCPVRHCKNAFACSITHQSGWQLVFSGDTMPCDALAHMGKNATLLIHEATLEDGLEDEAVEKRHSTTSQAIGIGMKMNAEFIMLNHFSQRYAKIPLFSEDFNDRVGISFDHMRIRFGDFRILPRLIPPLKALFAEEIGEMEERRGRRELKQMKEAIAERKEEQRTPNEGETGKGAKREPEEPTQDVGSKRLKTN; encoded by the exons ATGTTTAGTATGACTAAAGTGTCTCTACACTGTAAATCTATTGCATGGCTATTTGTGAGACACACACCTACGGGTCGCCTACAAAGCTTCGCATGCAGTGAACATATTTTTCAGTTTCTGCGGACAATGTCTACGAACACAACAGACAACCAACATCGGGGATCAAAGAAACCCAGAGCACCCAAAGAAACATTGCGACATGTGAAGTCTAGAGAACAGAGGAAACGTGGAGTGGATGTGCATGGACCAGCCACGGTCTACGCGCAGGTCGTCGGGGCAGGGAGCCGAGATAATGGCGCATCACTTTATGTCTTCTCTGAGTTCAATAG GTACCTCTTCAACTGTGGTGAGGGAACACAGAGGCTGATGCAAGAGCACAA GTTAAAAGCTGCTCGCTTGGACAATATTTTCCTCACTAGAATGAGCTGGGAGAATGTTGGTGGTCTATCGG GGATGATATTGACACTGAAAGACACTGGTGTCCCTGAGGTTGTTCTCTCTGGACCACCACAACTG GAGAAATATGTGAATGCCATCAGAGTATTTTCTGGACCACTGGAAGAAATCAAGCTAGCTGTTCGACCTTACACCGAGAAACAATACACAGATGACACGATGACAGTTAGTCAAATACCAATATTTG CCCAGCTCAGAGAGGATGGGCCAAAGTGCTCCCCTAACTCAGGGAGGAGCAGCCCCTCCAGTAGTCCCCAGAGGAGGGAGCTGTGGAGGCCAGAAGACTCTGAGGACACCAGCACAGAtagcaggaaggagagagcaaCCAGCCCAG GTGGAAAAGCAAAAGCAACAAGGGATCCTTCTTTAGTTGTGGCATTCATTTGTAAG CTTCATCCTAAGAAGGGGAACTTCTTGGTTGCTCAAGCAAAAAACCTTGGGTTACCAGT AGGCACTGCAGCTATTGGTCCTCTCATTGCAGCTCTGAAGGATGGGAAAAGTGTTACCTACGAAGGAAGAGAG ATCCATCCTGAGGAGGTGTGCACTCCCACTGATCCAGGACCAGCCTTCATTGTTGTGGAGTGTCCCTCTGAGGAGTTTGTTCAACCAATCTGCATCGATCAGCAGCTGAGCAG ATACCAACGTGGAGGAACAGAGGACCCTGCTGCCTTAGTAGTCCACATGAGCCCCGAGTCTGTGCTGAAAACAGACGAATACAAGCAATGGATGGAAAG gtTTCCATCTACCACGGAGCACTTGATCCTGAATGAGCAAGTTTGCACTGTTCACAACGTCAGGAGCCACAAGATTCAAACTCAGCTCAATCTGATTCATCCAGAGATATTTCCAGAGCTCCAGCACTATACAACAAAG GAGACCCAGGCTGCCCTGCATGTCCCCAATGTCAGAGCCGAGTGTCTTCTGAAGTTCCAGCTCAGACCCAAGATTGAATGGCAAAG AGATGCCATCCCCTCTTGTGACACTGAAGAGTTTGTGAAAGAGGCTGCAGAGGCCCCTAACTTCCTCCAAGAAGTGGAGGAGTGCAAGCGATTCCGTGCGATTGATGCTGCAGTGCTGTCTG GGCGGGCAGAAAAATACCCAGAGGTGGTCTTTTTAGGAACTGGATCGGCTCTTCCTATGAAGATCAGGAATGTTAGTGGTAACTTGGTCAACATCAG TGCCACTCAGTCAGTGCTGCTGGACTGTGGAGAGGGCACCTTTGGCCAGCTGTGCCGACACTACGGGGACAGTGTGGATGAGACACTGGCAAAGATCTCAACAGTCTTCATCTCTCACATGCATGCGGACCATCACACA GGATTGTTGAGTTTGCTGTTTCAAAGAGAGAGAGCCTTG GCAACTCTTGGGAAAGCCTTCAGCCCCATCTATCTGATAGCCCCTGTCCAGATGATGACCTGGCTCAACCAGTACCATGACCACTGTGAGGAGATCCTCAGCCATGTCAA CATTGTCCCTAGCAATGTCatgtgtgagggggctgaggtgtCCAAGTTCAAAACCAAGGCATTCATCCAAGCGCTGCTGAAGATATCTGATTTAGCAAAG TTCCAGACTTGTCCGGTGCGTCACTGTAAGAATGCCTTTGCATGCAGCATCACTCATCAGTCTGGCTGGCAGCTAGTCTTCTCTGGGGACACAATGCCCTGCGATGCCCTCGCACATATGG GAAAGAATGCAACTTTACTTATTCATGAAGCCACATTGGAAGATGGATTGGAGGATGAGGCTGTGGAGAAGAGACATAG TACCACCTCCCAGGCCATCGGTATTGGCATGAAGATGAATGCTGAGTTCATCATGCTGAACCACTTCAGCCAGCGCTATGCCAAGATCCCCCTCTTCAGTGAGGACTTCAACGACAGAGTGGGAATATCTTTTGACCACATGAGG atTCGGTTTGGAGACTTTAGAATCCTCCCCAGACTCATCCCGCCCCTCAAAGCCCTGTTTGCCGAGGAGAtcggagagatggaggagaggagagggaggagggagcttAAACAGATGAAAGAAGCCATTGCTGAAAGAAAGGAAGAGCAGAGGACACCCAATGAAGGCGAGACGGGCAAAGGTGCCAAACGAGAGCCAGAGGAACCAACACAGGACGTGGGAAGTAAGAGACTCAAAACAAACTAA